In Zingiber officinale cultivar Zhangliang chromosome 3A, Zo_v1.1, whole genome shotgun sequence, the DNA window ATGTAAATGAAGAGCTTAGTGTCAATGTTGTGTCAAAGATGTATGCTCTTTTCAACCAGCAGCAACATGAAGTTTAACCTCTATCATTTCAGTGACAAAGTATGGTTTTCTTTTAAAGGAAGCTTTGCCCTCTCGTtaacaattagaagtgatgaaGTGCAGGAATGCAATGGTGTAAAATTTTCTTTGATCAGGAGCAAGAAACTAAAACTGTAACACAAAGGAAAGGCCGTGGAAATCTGCAGAATTGTAGTGCAGAGTTGGAAAATCTGTATCaggtttgtatcaagatttggaagCAATATCCAAATGAGTGGAAGCTTAATTGAAATCTAAGAGTATGTTTGAAACAAATGGTATGTTGACCTTGTATGGCATTTGCAAGATGAGAAAAGCTGAATTCAGGGATTTATCTGGACACAAAACAATGTAAGAACAATGAGTTGTATAGCCACTGGAATCTGATCACAATGGACTTTAATGGGAAATTCAATTAGTGGTAATTATTTTATCAACGAAGCACTTGAATGGAGTATTGTTTACTTtgaaaagttgaagaaaagggcaACAATTGGTACATTAAACAGTGAAGTAAAAATGTAGAAACTGAATTCAGAAACAAATGAAAACAAATGTGTGCAACTCTTCATTATCAGCCCTTGGAACCTTTGGGGAATAAATTGAACCTCTTGAATGTTCAGCATTATTTGTtgtttatcttctttctattcttttCAAACCTGCTGGATATAATTCGGATGGTATCAAAAGTGCAGAATTCTGAAATTGTAGTAGCTTTCTAAGTGATGTTATTGGCTGAAACAAGATGGGAATCAAGATATTGTTTGATTGAGTGATTGTTATGTTCTTTGTGAATAAATTGTTGAAGCATGAAGTGAGTGTTgtattaaagagagtttaaagatTCATAGAATTCCAGTAGGATTACATCTGTTTATATAGCTATATAACCACACAACCCTAAGAATCAACttattaacaaaagataaaaagacctatctacccttgcttctcacaacactccccctcaagttgaacatatatatcaaacatgTTCAACTTGCTAAGAGAAGAGTCGAACATAGCttggcactacaagaaaaaagctaaacaacaacgcttttttggcgttgtcgtatgtacttaaaaagtgatgttgtagatggtgttgtagaaagtcatatcaaagacaacgctttaaaagcgttgtggttggtcacaaagacaacgctttttaagcgttgtcttttcgttcttaaaaaacgttgttatagatgctgttgtaaaaatgcacatatcaaagacaacgctttaaaagcgttgtggttggtcacaaagacaacgctttttaagcgttgtctattcgttcttaaaaagcgttgttaaagatgttgttgtaaaaatgcacatatcaaagacaacgctttaaaagcgttgtggttggtctcaaagacattattttttaagcgttgtcttttattacttaaaaatgttgtctttttaaatttataaaaaatagtgtttttcttaattaaatagcaaaaattataaaaaatactcaaaatttacatataattgaatatccacaaccacaatcatttttataataagactatttaacaaataaataaaactttatattatacaaacaaaatgtatacatattgatccacaaattaaatttgtatcatacaagtaaAAGACAACGACATTTGCGGACATTTGCGGACTGGTGCTGCTTAGTCTAGTAAAAGAGCTCACTTGGGACATTTGCGGACTTTGCTGCCCACCAACAGCAAGTTGCTCCTGCTCCTGATCTTGCTCCCTCAAAGCAATAATGTAATCATAGGTGCTGATTCCCTGTAAGCGCATCCATGTAGAGTAGCATGAGCTAGTTAAAGTGTCAATTTTCTCCAGAATTGATGAATAAACAACACCATATCGTTCAAATTCTACTATTTGTTTTCCACTATGGAAAATCTATCAGTTAAATAACAAGCTGTAATAGTTCAGTTGGATAATAAGTTTCAGTAATGCTCAGTGTATGGATGAATGCaaagaatttgaaaatataaaagatatattCCTTGAAATAGAGATATTTGACCGGATACATAggtttgttttatataaatgtaGGAGCTGTGTAACTGGTAGTGTTTGCTGTGTCACAAGTAGAAATATGAAAGTAGTGTaccttttttattaaaagaatatggAAGAAGAAAAGTTGTGCAACTGGAAGAGTAGCAACCATGGCTAATAAAGTGCACACAGCCTGCATTATAGAGACATTATCAAATTAGTATCAGAACCTTGAAAAATCCTCATTATGATGtgtgattttcattcattttctcttctGAGTACTCACCACCACAATGATAAAGGGTGCCAAGGAAAAGCTACTACCCAGCTTTGAAACAATTTCAGCAGAAAATCTCCTTCTCTCAACAAAACACAGTATCAGCACAAGCATCCCAACAGCCCACTGCAGAATAAGCTGGCCCAAGGTGCACAAAGCATGGAGACCAATCAATagtcaatcagaatgaaaaggacCTGACATAAAATGCATTCTATGTATCAGGTCCTTCACGTACTAAGAAAATAGTATCTTCTAAGTTGATGCACACAGATGATAAATCTACACTAAGAAAATAGTGTCAATCACTATGATTAATGAATACAACTATTGGAATGGTAGGAAATATTTGTGCTTACCAAGAGAAGAGCAAACACCAtgaggatgaagaaccttttgtAATTTTTTCTTCCTATGCAGTTATTGATCCACTACAAGGAAAGATGAATACTGCATATTACTACAAGATAACAAAACATATAAGGTTGTGAATGGAGAAAACCCTCACCCTGCAATGATGATCAAAGCCATCAACGCATTTGTCACAGACTCTACAATGCTTACTATATTTTAGAACCTGCAATACAAACAGATAGAAATCATTAGAGAAAAACCAAGTTAATATAAAGCACATAAGaactttatttttcttgaaaAGATTGTGTGGCTCATCGTAAATGAGATCTCTATCACCTTTCTCCCTAATAACCAATATTCTGAATTATCCATCTTTTATGGTTATGCATTTATCCAAAGGCCATCTGATCAAGCAATCAAAAAAAGTAAATTACTCATCTTACTGTCCTATTCTTTTTAAGACATCCTACCACACCACATGAGAAGCACCCACATTGTTTTGGTTAGCCTAGAAATTTGCAACTTATCACCTCGAATCCCAACGGTGGCATCACTCTGAATTATTGCACAACTTCTCCATCCATAGCAATCCAAACATCAGAACACGAAATGGCGAAGAAATATTACCTTAGTTAAGATGGAAGATTAAAAGTATTGATCAGGAAGAGACCAACAACTTTAGAAGCctcgaagttttaaattttgtccATGCTGGTTGGCACAGGgaaaaaaattcattccatctgcCAACTGGCACACGAAAAAGAACAAAACTGAAGTGTTCCTCTTTGTCGGTTGAAACCTACTATGTCACCTCATTGCCAATTGAAACCCACTGCATCCCCTCACGAGCAGTCTTCTGAACAGCCACCCACTGCATCCCCTCACGAGCAGTGTCACTTAACATGGCCAATATatatgcttggagaagatgacttgtttcagaagctttttagatcaaagatacgaagatgactagaggatctggctttttgacttgaagctggttcaaagaagacaaatcaaatatacaaatactaagatgaaagcataatgaagtagttaactttttctactttacctgattataagatctatagcttcttgctcagtattttgctgcacgagtaattattagaaaaacaaacccaatagtggaacaaaagctagataaagaaactagataatttacactgacagaactttacagaataacatataatacagtgctttgtacttgcatattaatccagaaaacatcctttcacctaagtgacaatttttccaaaacatcatcattcacaaaacatcatcattcactaaaaattttcacaagtttttaaacttcagtgacaacttttctttggggtcaactgctcaaggtcgatctggtaactatgcactgcatcaaaaaaattggcattaactatgattccaccaaaaaaaccaccattccatgaacttaaatctaaatagaattatggcaactatcattccatacctattcataaatatgatcttgtatgcactccgccaactcggaccgaacctcatcaatttgttcacgagagtaccctatttttgtgaactgtgagcatacacaatttatgttaatggaaaaataatcaacactgatcactttgcaattttaaatagtttatgtcaaataatttgagataagctaaataatgttactattgattgcagcgaatctctctcaatagtctcaacttcttcaataatttctctcataaagcgcatcacaaaaaaaccacattgtttcgcatccggttgttgaggagcctatatatagtaattagagtcaaattgttaatgaaaattatacacattacaatatatgttaaacaaaagtacacataccttaactacttcccacttaacatttttcctacctttccttcccttggttgaattaaacaattttaaggcccttcatacgttaagaatatttgttaaataagatttttattataataaatatttactaaaagaaatctgaactcacatttctattacgtattttgaatcatcatcgcgaatgcggcaacttagggaatcccaagtaaatagcatccttgtaaggttcaataacactaagattccaatggaaactaggcaaatacataggattagatcataaaattgaataaattatcgaaaggaagcaattgaaagtgatgttttacttcttgcttacccgacattacatggcactaacactagttgatctgttgatgcacttgtcagcttatctgctaaaagagttgccctttgattcagggtttcaagcttaactgatttgtcttgtgccgtttttgccagatatgggagtttgtgaggattcataaatctgaatttctttgtcttggtatctttcaccatctttttatacagacacctatcattgcaaagaaaaaaatatttagatactaaataataaaatttagatacaaaacactcataataagttggaaaaataatgatcactcataacactaagttatggtgatgatagtaacatccatacatgagaacttactatgaacagtcttgcatattaaacataccagaaatgtatacatgcaaattcttttatttcttgaggacaagcacatttaagatacttaaaaatatacaagaaaaaagatatgagcaaagtacttcctatctagaagaacaaatggcagaaggcaaacattaagggccggttgaaaatgaatgagctatatttatgtaaagtgtaccacatcaattgatattattaaacctctcaatagaaatgatgaactattaacttaatgagaataacatggtatgagaaaattactagaagttgaatttttcaagagtaaacttgttcacacaacaatattagtaaacttcttgcagttcaaatcagggattttctgtcttgctagatattagaatttcccagcaaacataaagcaatgcagtaatttcccagcataagtaaagcaatgcagttgcaaccgagaaaataatatttagatactaaataataaaatttactaacaaaacaatcatgtggattaaaaaataatgatcactcataataagttggtgaaattgtaacaataaaccataataagttgctaaaattgggaagcaaacatgtgatgaaaaagttgctgaaattgcttaaataaacttacttaccatatgtaggcaacgatcaaatttcctgaaattgcctccaaatgatacaaagaattgatgtcctcaaggtcaagaaaaagttcacaatcttcatcaaacacttcattatctaagcacattgatatacattttcctccatctagagcatgcttactgtaacaatataacatatgtaatgctcttgggacacttgttgacaaagtaggttttgatttttttcgttcaaacttcttccttctaggcttctaataatttcaaatataaacaagttagatagctaggttgaataataataaagtggcaatataattagaaatataataataaagtgacaatataattagaaatataatatctcatatacctcatcttgcttcacaatctgctgttcaggccaagccacaacagttcctatggcatcaccaattacttcacattcacttggaattggatatggcaaaggagcggatttgtccactgcttgatcaatggagactcgaatgcaattcttgggaaatggaataccatgaagcattttttccatgccattcaaacaaacaattgtaccatatgcaacaatatttgagcaagattccaatgtcaatgcaactgattgaccctaaaatattaaaaaaaacatgttgattatatttagtttataatgctataataataatgaatatcactataacttgtattttacctgtaaaacttcgtctttacccacaatctgtacgtcatcttcttcaatattcttctgatgaaacttcaccgagcaactgcctttgtcatcaattgaattgtcccatgcaccccttttatgcattaatgcttcaagtttttggatgcgtacatcttgttctaaaatttgcatcttcgcctccttcagctcccttttatgctcagcgattatatctagggtaacatcatatttcttccttgttctaccaacattgaaatagattgttgggttgatatgacctccgataccccggacacgcccagaatattcctgagtttcaagtgccttggtaagaatatcctcttttgctccttcgcattgcagcttaccctccctcttttgctgtatatattcatcctgtaatgcaacattaaaaagaattatcagtactttaccaaggataattaccaaggatatgcaatattggtttaaaaaatactgatgtccaggccggttcttccccaagtaaaccactgcatgtaatagacttttcgacttgatctcttctccaagtaagaacatttcaaacctagatacctagtaaatccacatctgttctatataaacccgtcacctctaagctctcaatgcattcattcaccatttacttcctcaatacatgctctagtactgagaattcaagctatgcaaggaatggctgttaaactcctcattgcactgcttgccttggcttcctcacgcaaagggtatgcatgcatgcaactttactctcaaaaacggcaaggtttcttgaagtcattatcagaagaacatgaaaatttacttacaatcttgtgtactgtgtccaccaaatcttcaccttcaaactctcctcctttgttggcgcgtcctttcttccacataatagctctattgatgtcattatcatcacataattcagtcccctacaacaaagaaaaatcaaataacaaatgtgaaataatttaatgtgaatcaattagagggttcttagaggaaatatattttaaaaatacttacaatttcttcagcaaagcgtgcataccctttgcgtgagagtcgatgaggatatctattttttttccttcgctctttttgttgatcactgagtttctagttatttcaaacaggcgacatatcaaatttgaataatacataatgaattatgatcgaatagtttcaaaagaaaaaatttagaatcttacaatgaaatcttcagaaatgcgactaatgacaaacgcacgccaatcttctcttgtaatttcaaagccaacaggtggctcattcaactcctcaggtttgtcacacctgcttaaaataaatttttgggtgagatgggtcttgtattgcctccacttactgtttgcagacctcaaacatccctttttccactttgagtcaacattataaatcaactgtacatcaaataagtggaaaacattaataagattaattaagacaaacataaaatatatctatcattagtagtgaaatattataattgttaaaacatgctaacttgcttacattgactgattcccatattaattctttgacagcaattgggacttgcttccatgtcttgtatttaatattaaccttttgccgagccaagacaccaatgtaactttgcatggctacagcagctggtcctatcggttgtccaaaattattgaatgacacctcatttctaataccttgcattctttgctttgtaatcttatccaactgtgtgcgacctctagaagttcttgaggagatagtgtctttggaatccaacactttatcaccctcgcaactctcttcacgggcaactgtaatgacttctttacccttgtccaactttgcaagttgccctattctcttactctttctagtagaatccattgatctgtaacaacttagactgatcaacataagtttagttagaaacatgcataaactcacagcaagatgatatatttacaccaacaaattcacaacaatatgaaaaaaaataaaagataaaagcagaaacttgcaataacatcacaacatatctgattcgaattaaagtgaggaatataacatattaatattgtccacaaattcatcctcataggtaaattttttacacacttatattcaaaagcaaaaattcagcaattaaatattgtcaatccaacttccatcacagtcttcacgaatacatggtggttcattatcatcttctccgtcaatatccattgatggtaaccccctactaaaacattgatagtggatagcagtgtcctctaactcttcgccctttaggtattcaaagtagtctctgtttggtgttgcaagtacaacactccataaaggatcttcaggatcttcaatgtaaaatacttgctttgcttggcttgccaggataaaagcgtcagatttgaatccaagtctattgaggtttaccaacgtgaaaccaagatcatctactttaatgtcgttattatgctccacccaattacatttaaacattggaagttgaaatttatggtaatcaactacccatatttcttctataactccataaaaaaccatatctgacacaataggatttttatcctttgcacttgcaacttgcattgtctttgcaactaagctgactccggagttttgaacaactcgtatagcatcacgctcttttgtagcataagtaaccccatcaatcaaatagctagagtattttagtacttgcttgttaggcccgcgagctatccacatcaatctttctgaaacttgatgagtggaatggtcaactacatcagcaacctaaattttttatgcaataaattttaattatgcataaatatgaaaatgaatgtatgccaatatgtaatactaaagaaacttacacgatcacgcaaccaagtaataaacgttcgattatgctcatcttgtaaccacttcttggacttagccttacgaggaaatcttgcattcaaatacgtcatgtgttccctaatcaaattatttggtataaataaaccaacagaatgtaagcaaaccacattaaaatattaataagttagatacattactcgatatagagatcaatctcagcatcatttgccaatacataacgatgtgcttgcgtcaactcatcgtgagtagtggagtagactactgcacctgataaaggcttagtaagttctatttgtcgatgacttgatgggatcccaattgtgtgcacactagacagatagtctgagcaaaattcaacAGCCTCTTCAACAATATAAGATTCAGCCATACACCCATCAGGTCGATGatttcgcacataacctttcaaaatcttcatgtatctttcaaatggatacatatacctataccaaaccggtccacacagtttcacctcccgcacaagatgaacacttaaatgaatcattatatcaaaaaatgaaggaaatacttttcaagtaaacacaatattgtcacaatctctctttgcatatcatccatccttgaaacatctatcactttattacataacacattgaagaagaaacacaagcgagtgatagtgtctctaacatgtttgggcaaaacaccacgtatcgccacaggaagcaattgttgcattaaagtgtggtagtcgtgtgacttaaggccaataagttttaagtccttcaacgacacgaggtttttaacattagatgagtaacatgatggaagttgtattccaaacaaagaattcaaaattttccttttctcatccttactaagtgtataacaggctgctggcaaaaatgttttcttctcccccatccttggtgccaaatctgtcctgacattcatttccaaaaggtctaatctcgctgctactccatcctttgtttttcctggaatatcaagtaacgtttcgataagactttcacaaatattcttttcaatgtgcatcacatcaagaacatgtcgaatgtatagatgtttccaatactgaagttcaaagaaaattgatttttttttccagcatgattttacatcatcattcgactgagactttctactcatttttccccaatgacaattaattctttcaactctttcaaaaacttcatcgccacttaatggttttggagcagggttaaattcttggttcccattaaatgccttccgttgccttcgataaggatgagttgcaggtagaaaccttctatgacctgtataagacattttcctactatgcttcaaccttgttgaataggtatcttcaccacaaataggacatgcatgatatcctttcacaatgcatcctgacatgttcccatatgcaggaaaatcattgatcgtccataataagatagccctaagcataaaagtttcttggcgatatgcatcatatgcttcgacacctatatcccataagcattttaagtcatcaattagaggtgctaagtaaacatcaatatcatttcccggctatttgggaccagaaattaacaatgtgagcatcataaattttctcttcatacacaaccatggaggaagattataagtaatcattaaaactggccaacaactatatgcagaactcattaaaccatgaggattcatcccatcagctgatatagccaatctgagatttcttgcctcaataccaaaatctggccatttgcgatcaactattttccaagaaggtgtatcagctggatggcgtaaatatccatcacaaagtcttttttcggcatgccaagtcaactccttagatatctctttattccgaaacattctttgaaatcttggaataggggggaagtaccacaaaaccttggcaggaattccttcatttataatattttttttcccaacttccaccttgacatcccgcaagtagggcaattagttaaatcctcatactccttccggtataagatacaatcattaggacaagcgtgaatttttacataatccatccctaatgcagataagcttttctttgcatcatacagagataaaggcaatttattgtcatctggaagtatttctcctaacaaactgagtaggtcagtgaaacttttatcactccaactatatttggccttcaagttgaataatttcacaattgcagataaccttgtaaatttagtgcatcccggatataaaggtgtctcggcatcttcaagaagcttattgaattgggttggattctcgacataactatcatatgcatcatgaaccatatttattggttcctcacgaacatattcatttggccctacttggtcactttcattttgtgaaatccctatcgtagatctttcgccgtgccatatccatgtatgatatgtcatatctataccgttacaatacagatgtgccctgatagtttgtatatttttcttctttagattgccacattttgcacatgggcaagatattcccatattcggatcattagtgttttccattgcaaattgcaagaaagactcaactccattctcatattcacgtgatagtctatcctttgacatccaatctttgtccattctttataactaatcaatcaacaatgagctaatacctaaaaatattaacacaaacaatagtgtgaaactataacaaaatatttaaacaattaatcaa includes these proteins:
- the LOC122050816 gene encoding probable protein S-acyltransferase 22, encoding MVFALLLLILQWAVGMLVLILCFVERRRFSAEIVSKLGSSFSLAPFIIVVAVCTLLAMVATLPVAQLFFFHILLIKKGISTYDYIIALREQDQEQEQLAVGGQQSPQMSQVSSFTRLSSTSPQMSANILITAFCNFLPFSINLFHFRFQDLVTVYNKQSSANRIAEI